TCTTTCAAAGCCTCATTGATTTTCTCAGTATTCATTTGCCCGGTATAGTGAGCATGACGGGCAAGTTGGTTCAGGTTATTTCCTATGCCGGACAGCAGACCAATCAATTTGATCCACTCCTGAGTGGGTGCTTCTCTCACGTCCCGTCCTTCAATCAACGCTCGAAGATAAGGCTCCCGGCGTAATCCACTCTTTTTTACATTAGCATTCAGATGATCAAATTCCTCTATAGTAAGCCATACATAGACGCGCTTTTTCTCTTGCTTCTGGATGTGCCGCTTTTGCTCTTTTTTCATGTGATCTCTCCTTTTGCAATCGGGGATTTTAAGGGGACGCCCTTAACAAGCGCATTTTGTCACCAAAATGCTATGCTTGCGAGTTCAGCGGTGTATAGCACCGCTATCACTCCACCTTACCGAAAAAGAAGTGGGTC
Above is a genomic segment from Pusillibacter faecalis containing:
- a CDS encoding plasmid mobilization protein; translated protein: MKKEQKRHIQKQEKKRVYVWLTIEEFDHLNANVKKSGLRREPYLRALIEGRDVREAPTQEWIKLIGLLSGIGNNLNQLARHAHYTGQMNTEKINEALKEIRAIFDHVKQW